TCAAGCCCAAGGAGCTCACGGAGGACCCCAAGGCCTTCGCCGCGCGCGTGCGCGAGGAGCTGCACCGGCTGCTGCGCGCGCTGGGCCAGCGCCGCTATCTGGACGCGCTGGGCATGCTGGACAACGCGCTGGGCGAGTGGACCGCGCCGAAGCTGGAGCAGGCCATGGCGCCGTACTTCGAGGAGCACAAGCTGGTGGTGCTCACGCCCCAGGCGCGCAAGCCGGCGAACACACAGCTCAAGGAGGCGGGCACGCGTCAGTGGGAGGCCCAGCAGCGCATCATGGACCCCGAGGGCCATGGGGACTGGGTCATCGACTGCGAGATCGACCTGCGCGGCCGGCGCATGGACGACGGCCCCATCCTGATGCTGCGCCGCATTGGCGGCATGGCCGCCTGGTCGTAGGCCTCAGACGGGAGGTGGCTTGGAGGCTCCGGAGCCTTGGGCCGCCTCGCGCACCGTGCGGGCGGCGACCTCCACCTCTTCGAGGATGCGGCGCGCGTGCTGGAGCAGGGCCTCGCCGGTAGGCAGCAGGCGCATGCCCTTGGGGACGCGCTCGAAGAGGGGCGTGCCCAGCTCGTCCTCCAGCGCGAGGATGTGACGGCTGAGCGGCGGCTGGGTGAGGTGCAGCCGGCGCGCGGCCCGGCCCACGTGGCCCTCTTCCGCCACCGCGACGAAGGACTGGAGGTGCGTGATGCTCACGCGCGTGAGGCTAGCGCGAGACGCGCGCGCCGTGCACGCGCCCGCGTGATGCCAGAACAGCATTGGACGTTCCGGAAGGGCGGGTGCCACCTTGCCCGGCATGGGCATTCCCCTCTTCAAGGGCAGTGAAGTGGAGCGGTTGCGGCTCGCGGGCCGCGCGGCGGCGGGCACGTTGGAGCACGTGGCCTCCCGGCTGCGGCCGGGCGTGACGACGGCGGACATCGATTCTTGGGTTCGCGAGGACACGGCGCGGCGCGGCGGCACGCCCAGCCAGCTGGGATACAAGGGCTTCCCCTCCACGGTGTGCACCAGCCGCAACCAGGTGGTGTGCCATGGCATCCCGCGCGTGGATGAAGTGCTGAAGCCCGGGGACATCCTCAACGTGGACGTGACGACGCACCTGGACGGCTTCCACGGCGACACGTCCGCCACGTTCATGATTGGCGAGGTGTCCGCCGATGCCCGGCACGTGGTGGACGTGGCGCGGCGGTGCCGGGACGTGGGCGTGTCGGTGGTGCGGCACGGCGCGCGGCTGGGGGACATTGGCGCGGCGGTCATGGCGCTGGCGAAGGCGGAAGGGTGCAGCATCGTGGAGGAGTTCGGCGGCCACGGCATCGGCCGGCAGATGCACGGGGAGCCGCACGTGCCGCACATGGCGAAGGCGGGCACGGGCATCACGCTGAAGTCGGGGATGGTCATCACCATCGAGCCCATGGTGAACCTGGGGCGCCCGGAGATCCGGATGATGCCGGACGGGTGGACCGTCGTGACCGCGGACGGCAGCCTGTCCGCCCAGTTCGAACACACCGTGCTCGTCACCCGCGACGGCTGTGAAGTCCTCACTCCGAGCGAGCTGTCCCTGCACATCTCCGGGAGCCATCCAGAAAGCTGATAGCCCATCGCTTCTGCCATCTGGTGTCCGGAGGCCGCCAGGGGCATGTCCTGGCGCATGGAAACGCCTCCGCTGGCCCCTGTCGCCCGGTCCCGGTCGTGGACGCCCGGGCACGTCCTCCTGCCGCTGGGCGCGGCGGTGTGCCTGCTTCCCGTTGTCTCCACGGGCCTGGCGCTGCTCGCGGGGCTGGGCGTCGCCATGACGGTGGGCAATCCGTTCGTCGCGACGACGCGCAAGCTGACGCCCCGGCTGTTGTCCCTGGCGGTGGTGGGGTTGGGCGCGGGCATGGACCTGGGCGCCGTCCTCTCCGCGGGACGCGAGGGGCTGGGCTACACGGTGGTGGGCATCGCGCTGTGCCTGACGCTGGGGGTGGGGCTCGCCCGGCTGCTGGGCGTCCCCCGGGTGACGGGGCTGCTCATCAGCGTGGGCACGGCCATCTGCGGCGGGAGCGCCATCGCGGCGGTGGTGCCGGTGCTGCGGCCCCAGGAGCATGAGACGTCCGTGGCGCTGGGTACGGTGTTCCTGCTCAACGCGGTGGCGCTGGTCGTCTTCCCCGTCGTGGGCCACGCGGTGGGGCTGACGCCGCACCAGTTCGGGCTGTGGTGCGCGATGGCCATCCACGACACCAGCTCCGTGGTGGGCGCGGCGCTGCGCTACGGCCCCGAGGCCCTCGCGGTGGCCACCCCCGTGAAGCTGGCGCGCGCCCTGTGGATCCTCCCGCTGACGGTAGGCC
The genomic region above belongs to Corallococcus caeni and contains:
- the map gene encoding type I methionyl aminopeptidase, which codes for MGIPLFKGSEVERLRLAGRAAAGTLEHVASRLRPGVTTADIDSWVREDTARRGGTPSQLGYKGFPSTVCTSRNQVVCHGIPRVDEVLKPGDILNVDVTTHLDGFHGDTSATFMIGEVSADARHVVDVARRCRDVGVSVVRHGARLGDIGAAVMALAKAEGCSIVEEFGGHGIGRQMHGEPHVPHMAKAGTGITLKSGMVITIEPMVNLGRPEIRMMPDGWTVVTADGSLSAQFEHTVLVTRDGCEVLTPSELSLHISGSHPES
- a CDS encoding LysR family transcriptional regulator, which codes for MSITHLQSFVAVAEEGHVGRAARRLHLTQPPLSRHILALEDELGTPLFERVPKGMRLLPTGEALLQHARRILEEVEVAARTVREAAQGSGASKPPPV
- a CDS encoding YeiH family protein is translated as MSWRMETPPLAPVARSRSWTPGHVLLPLGAAVCLLPVVSTGLALLAGLGVAMTVGNPFVATTRKLTPRLLSLAVVGLGAGMDLGAVLSAGREGLGYTVVGIALCLTLGVGLARLLGVPRVTGLLISVGTAICGGSAIAAVVPVLRPQEHETSVALGTVFLLNAVALVVFPVVGHAVGLTPHQFGLWCAMAIHDTSSVVGAALRYGPEALAVATPVKLARALWILPLTVGLAAWKRREGDAVTGKVRRPWFIAGFLGAAAVVTVFPVLKPVGQGVAAVARQVLVVTLFLLGAGLTRDTLRAVGLRPLAQAVALWLLMAGLCLGALHLGWVG